The proteins below come from a single Corynebacterium glyciniphilum AJ 3170 genomic window:
- a CDS encoding cystathionine gamma-synthase, with protein sequence MSSDDQSGQPNEHETRADAGTAARRAAALQARQRLTDAAGRPFGFDTNAIHSGYEPDGQTGAINTPIYASTTYAQDGVAQLRGGFEYSRCGNPTVTALEETVAALEGAKFGRAFASGMAATDTVLRALLHPGAHVILGNDAYGGTFRLLDTTYRDWGVEVSVVDTADTRQVADALRPDTKLVWLETPTNPLLGITDIAATADALKDHPAKLIVDNTFASPYLQRPLALGADVVMHSTTKYLGGHSDVVGGVIVTDDEDLDGELLFLQGGVGAVPSPFDAYLTYRGIKTLGLRMDRHCANAQAVAEFLDGRPEIAQVLYPGLPGHTGHDIAARQMDGFGAMVSVRFAGGEVPALQFCENTRLICLAESLGGVESLLEHPAKMTHQSAAGSALEVPDDLVRISIGIENVDDLLADLAQALDAL encoded by the coding sequence ATGAGCAGCGACGATCAGTCCGGCCAGCCCAATGAGCACGAAACGCGCGCTGACGCCGGTACCGCCGCCCGCCGTGCCGCAGCACTGCAGGCACGTCAGCGACTGACTGACGCCGCGGGTCGTCCGTTCGGATTCGATACGAACGCCATCCATTCTGGTTATGAACCCGACGGACAGACCGGTGCCATCAACACCCCGATCTACGCGTCCACCACCTATGCACAGGACGGTGTCGCCCAGCTCCGCGGTGGGTTCGAGTACTCGCGGTGCGGCAATCCCACGGTCACCGCGCTGGAGGAGACCGTCGCGGCGCTGGAGGGGGCGAAGTTCGGGCGCGCATTCGCCTCCGGGATGGCGGCCACAGACACTGTCCTGCGTGCGCTGCTGCACCCGGGCGCTCACGTCATCCTCGGTAACGACGCCTACGGCGGGACGTTCCGACTGCTCGACACCACCTACCGTGACTGGGGCGTGGAGGTATCGGTCGTCGACACCGCCGACACCAGGCAGGTCGCCGATGCGTTGCGTCCTGACACGAAACTGGTGTGGCTCGAGACGCCCACCAACCCGCTGCTCGGCATCACCGACATTGCCGCCACCGCCGACGCCCTGAAGGACCACCCGGCCAAGCTCATCGTGGATAACACGTTCGCCAGTCCGTATCTGCAGCGCCCGTTGGCGCTCGGGGCGGACGTCGTGATGCACTCCACCACGAAGTACCTCGGCGGGCACTCGGACGTGGTGGGCGGTGTCATCGTCACCGACGATGAGGATCTGGACGGTGAGCTCCTCTTCCTTCAGGGTGGTGTCGGTGCGGTGCCCAGTCCTTTCGACGCCTACCTGACCTACCGCGGTATCAAGACCCTCGGACTGCGTATGGACCGTCACTGCGCCAACGCGCAGGCCGTCGCCGAGTTCCTGGACGGGCGCCCTGAGATCGCTCAGGTGCTGTACCCGGGGCTCCCCGGCCACACCGGGCACGATATCGCCGCCCGGCAGATGGACGGCTTCGGGGCCATGGTCTCCGTCCGGTTCGCCGGTGGTGAGGTACCTGCCCTGCAGTTCTGTGAGAATACCCGCCTGATCTGCCTGGCAGAGTCCCTCGGCGGTGTGGAGTCATTGCTGGAACACCCGGCGAAGATGACCCACCAGTCTGCCGCGGGGTCCGCTCTGGAAGTGCCGGACGACCTTGTGCGTATCTCCATCGGCATCGAGAACGTCGATGATCTTCTCGCCGATCTCGCGCAGGCGCTGGACGCGCTGTGA
- a CDS encoding YdeI/OmpD-associated family protein, producing MTTPTSSGASSATAAVPGGVVHELPDDLRAAVLGGPRGDGDDGSPSVSRSVLELWEDITPLARNEFICWVEDAKQSATRARRVRRTCEELEEGKRRPCCWPGCKHR from the coding sequence ATGACCACACCAACATCTTCAGGTGCTTCTTCCGCTACTGCTGCGGTGCCGGGCGGTGTCGTCCACGAACTGCCCGACGACCTGCGTGCCGCAGTGCTCGGCGGCCCGCGTGGAGACGGTGATGACGGCAGTCCGTCGGTGAGCAGAAGCGTCCTGGAGCTGTGGGAGGACATCACCCCCCTGGCTCGCAATGAATTCATTTGCTGGGTGGAGGACGCCAAACAGTCCGCGACACGCGCTCGCCGCGTGCGACGCACCTGCGAGGAGCTCGAGGAAGGCAAGCGCCGCCCCTGCTGCTGGCCCGGATGTAAACACCGCTGA
- a CDS encoding cupin domain-containing protein has translation MTPTPHSASANTESRDGWTYIDGLADAHPGTVKDDYDIPRTDYAQAKPAVERLTRVDGTIVTRLAFRDGDMMADHSAAAPILILGQVGTIEVSIHRDSDGGTDLVALSPGSAVHIDAGRVHSVRAEEDATATLIVLG, from the coding sequence ATGACACCTACACCGCACTCCGCATCCGCCAACACAGAGTCCCGCGACGGCTGGACCTACATCGACGGCCTCGCCGACGCCCACCCCGGGACCGTGAAAGACGACTACGACATCCCCCGCACCGACTATGCGCAGGCAAAACCCGCCGTCGAACGGCTCACTCGGGTCGACGGAACCATCGTGACCCGGCTGGCGTTTCGCGATGGCGACATGATGGCGGACCACAGTGCCGCAGCTCCGATCCTGATTCTCGGTCAGGTCGGCACCATTGAAGTGTCCATCCACCGCGACAGCGACGGCGGCACGGATCTGGTGGCACTGTCCCCCGGCTCGGCGGTGCACATCGACGCAGGGCGTGTCCACAGCGTGCGCGCAGAGGAAGACGCTACCGCGACGCTGATCGTGCTCGGCTGA
- a CDS encoding DNA-3-methyladenine glycosylase, whose protein sequence is MIDFTASPETVAPQLLGATLRRHTPEGVVTVMLTEVEAYPGEGDPASHTYNGPTPRCLTMFGPPGRLYVYASYGIHRAGNLVCKAEGAGAGVLMRAGRVIEGIDLVRQRRGPKPTDDGLARGPGNLGATLGLDLDLNGSAITQDGTAEAADATGTTGFHLSAASTPVDWVAGPRIGISKNKEAPLRFWISGDRTVTTPRGRPRV, encoded by the coding sequence ATGATCGACTTCACCGCGTCCCCCGAGACCGTAGCCCCGCAACTCCTCGGCGCCACCCTGCGGCGGCACACACCCGAAGGCGTGGTCACCGTGATGTTGACCGAGGTCGAGGCTTATCCAGGCGAGGGTGACCCCGCCTCGCACACCTACAACGGCCCCACACCACGGTGTCTCACGATGTTCGGGCCTCCCGGCCGTCTCTACGTCTACGCCAGCTACGGCATCCACCGTGCCGGAAATCTGGTCTGCAAGGCCGAGGGCGCAGGTGCCGGGGTGCTGATGCGTGCCGGGCGCGTGATCGAAGGCATAGACCTGGTACGGCAGCGCCGCGGCCCGAAACCGACGGATGACGGGCTGGCACGGGGACCGGGCAACCTCGGCGCGACACTGGGGCTCGACCTGGATCTCAACGGATCGGCGATCACGCAGGACGGAACTGCCGAGGCTGCAGACGCCACGGGTACCACGGGTTTTCATCTGAGCGCCGCCAGCACGCCCGTCGACTGGGTGGCGGGCCCCAGGATCGGCATCTCGAAGAACAAGGAAGCGCCGCTGCGGTTCTGGATCTCCGGCGACCGGACGGTCACCACGCCGCGGGGTCGTCCACGGGTGTAA
- a CDS encoding FAD/NAD(P)-binding protein has product MTASDTRNTGPTIVVIGGGPRGISVLERLSALVRDRSHATPVTVHIIDDVSVGTGRIWRTDQTRTLYMNTLADAVTLFTEPGSSVTAPVFEGPTMYEWIRLLRGEALEKEPEGADPTGAKTTLFSAHPATVPDGFAAEIAESRPESHPSRALYGHYLQWVFDTVVARLPEGMVLETHTTRATDITALDASGRDRITLQDGTVIDADATVLALGWTDTEPDALETFTAQSVEHYPALVWVRPGNPADQDADALPAGEDVVVRGLGMGLFDLMAMVTIDRGGRFLPDGSARSGLRYEPSGREPRLVVSSHHGYPYQPKPVYNSLPPAARMPRFRAELAALPTDAPAGSIDFGERLWPALLRDAHEAYYRVLLRDAAGDTALADAADIADVTAVIDASDDPWMLHNDPALIALVPHAAERFDIPGFADPVAAYLHRRTTEGDATPTIDELTTHIGDRLARDLHEASLGTDSAVKAGLQVIGSARKPAQVADQPGRFTLESRRGAYAELRRVGQMVGSGPPAFRTAELLCLVDAGYVRFLGGHPTVVVDPEAPAFLMSSESTGDDAVAATALVDAWLHKPSARDSADPVTAALVRDARLRPFVFSSAETSSEITSKAPEVDLTTSRLVHVDGSVDPRVHMLGIPLQEVRADMTISPMPRTDPLMLQETDAAAVSALSSVSSVSSV; this is encoded by the coding sequence ATGACCGCCAGCGACACCAGGAACACCGGCCCCACCATCGTCGTCATCGGCGGCGGACCACGCGGCATCTCCGTCCTCGAACGACTCAGCGCCCTGGTGCGCGACCGCAGTCACGCCACCCCCGTCACCGTGCACATCATCGACGACGTCTCCGTCGGTACCGGCCGAATCTGGCGCACCGACCAGACCCGCACCCTGTACATGAACACCCTCGCCGACGCCGTCACCCTGTTCACGGAACCCGGTTCCTCGGTGACCGCACCGGTGTTCGAGGGACCGACCATGTACGAGTGGATCCGCCTGCTGCGCGGCGAGGCCTTGGAGAAGGAACCGGAAGGGGCCGACCCGACCGGGGCGAAAACCACGCTGTTCTCCGCCCACCCCGCCACCGTCCCGGACGGCTTCGCCGCCGAGATTGCCGAATCACGTCCCGAATCGCACCCGTCGCGCGCCCTTTACGGCCACTACCTGCAGTGGGTCTTCGACACGGTCGTCGCCCGTCTCCCCGAAGGCATGGTCCTGGAAACCCACACCACCCGCGCCACCGACATCACGGCGCTCGATGCGTCCGGCCGGGACCGCATCACACTGCAGGACGGTACCGTGATCGACGCCGACGCCACCGTCCTGGCGCTGGGATGGACCGACACTGAACCCGACGCCCTGGAAACGTTCACCGCCCAGTCCGTCGAGCACTACCCCGCCCTGGTGTGGGTGCGTCCGGGCAACCCCGCCGACCAGGACGCCGATGCTCTTCCCGCCGGCGAGGACGTGGTGGTCCGCGGCCTCGGCATGGGATTGTTCGACCTTATGGCGATGGTAACCATCGACCGCGGAGGACGGTTCCTGCCCGATGGGTCCGCACGCTCCGGCCTGCGCTACGAACCGTCGGGACGCGAACCCCGCCTCGTCGTCTCCTCCCACCACGGCTACCCCTACCAGCCAAAACCCGTCTACAATTCACTGCCGCCCGCGGCACGGATGCCCCGGTTCCGAGCCGAACTCGCCGCGCTACCGACCGACGCCCCGGCAGGATCCATCGACTTCGGTGAACGGTTGTGGCCCGCGCTGCTACGCGACGCCCACGAGGCGTATTACCGCGTCCTCCTGCGTGATGCGGCTGGCGACACCGCACTCGCAGACGCCGCCGATATCGCCGATGTCACTGCTGTGATCGATGCCTCCGACGATCCCTGGATGCTGCACAACGACCCCGCGCTGATCGCTCTGGTGCCCCATGCCGCAGAGCGCTTCGACATCCCCGGTTTCGCGGACCCGGTCGCCGCCTACCTCCACCGTCGGACGACGGAGGGTGACGCCACGCCCACCATCGACGAGCTGACCACACACATCGGCGACCGGCTCGCCCGTGACCTGCACGAGGCCTCACTCGGCACCGACTCTGCCGTCAAGGCGGGGCTGCAGGTCATCGGTTCCGCCCGCAAACCTGCCCAGGTCGCCGACCAGCCCGGACGCTTCACCCTGGAATCCCGGCGCGGCGCTTACGCTGAACTGCGACGTGTCGGCCAGATGGTCGGCTCCGGCCCACCCGCGTTCCGCACCGCCGAGCTGCTCTGTCTCGTCGACGCCGGTTACGTCCGCTTCCTCGGCGGTCACCCCACGGTGGTCGTCGACCCGGAGGCGCCGGCATTCCTCATGTCCTCGGAATCCACGGGCGACGACGCTGTCGCGGCGACTGCCCTGGTAGACGCCTGGCTACACAAGCCGTCCGCACGCGACAGCGCCGATCCCGTCACCGCTGCGCTGGTGCGTGACGCACGACTGCGCCCGTTCGTCTTCTCCAGCGCGGAAACCTCCTCCGAGATCACCTCGAAAGCCCCGGAGGTGGACCTCACCACCTCACGGTTGGTGCATGTCGACGGGAGCGTGGACCCGCGGGTCCACATGCTGGGCATCCCGCTGCAGGAGGTCCGCGCCGACATGACAATTTCCCCGATGCCGCGCACTGATCCGCTCATGCTGCAGGAGACAGATGCCGCAGCGGTATCAGCACTGTCCTCGGTGTCGTCGGTGTCCTCGGTGTAG
- a CDS encoding TIGR04028 family ABC transporter substrate-binding protein: MTFPLSPAARPPRRSLRHVVVAVLAAVTSVAVAVGITACASSDGGHRDAGARELVYLESLPYNSLYPPAAGFYPNGGILNNITDRLLWQDPDTLELHPWIATDLPQINDDATEFTFTLRDDVTYSDGTPLTAENVVRNFDLYALGDPDRGLSSSEQISTYERGEVIDEHTVRFHFSDPEPGFPQATSSFNAGLLADASLEQSDEGFAPGSATEVIGSGPFVVSAEQLNTEVTLDAREDYDWAPQGVDQQGAPQIDRVSVVITQEDSVRVGGLKSAQGDVARQIEAPEEQHLIDDGIGVLSAPTNGVNNQLAFRFRHPLLSDIRVRQAIIAGVNRDRVLNSLFSDSYTKATSALASTAAGYREQKDAYVFDPDRARELLDEAGWVPGPDGIRVKDGERLSLTANDSEQQPRTREVITMVQEQLRDIGVEVSLYPGDVAAQKAAQVNQDLIQLNVTMVGRADYDVIKSQYYSQNRNQLLNYDTEDESVGDPELEELLLKVSGSADEDARAAASGDVQDYLTEQAYVLPFFEEPQVYGVQDYVHGFATDPIGRPWFYPVTLDQNEEG; this comes from the coding sequence ATGACGTTTCCTCTCTCCCCCGCGGCCCGCCCGCCACGGCGATCACTACGGCACGTAGTCGTCGCTGTCCTTGCCGCGGTGACCTCCGTCGCCGTGGCCGTAGGCATCACCGCCTGCGCTTCCTCCGACGGTGGACACCGGGACGCCGGTGCCCGTGAACTGGTCTACCTCGAGTCGCTCCCGTACAACTCGTTGTACCCGCCGGCTGCCGGTTTCTATCCCAACGGTGGCATCCTCAACAACATCACCGACCGGTTGTTGTGGCAGGACCCGGACACTCTGGAACTGCACCCGTGGATCGCCACGGACCTGCCGCAGATCAACGACGACGCCACCGAGTTCACCTTCACGCTCCGCGACGACGTCACCTATTCCGACGGCACGCCGCTGACCGCGGAGAACGTGGTGCGCAACTTCGACCTCTACGCCCTCGGCGACCCGGACCGTGGGTTGAGCTCCTCGGAACAGATCAGCACCTATGAACGCGGTGAGGTGATCGACGAGCACACCGTCCGTTTCCACTTCTCCGATCCCGAGCCCGGTTTCCCGCAGGCGACCAGCTCCTTCAACGCCGGCCTGCTTGCCGACGCCAGCCTGGAGCAGTCCGATGAGGGCTTCGCCCCGGGCAGTGCCACGGAGGTCATCGGTTCAGGCCCGTTCGTCGTCTCCGCCGAGCAACTCAACACCGAGGTCACTCTGGACGCCCGGGAGGACTACGACTGGGCGCCACAGGGGGTCGACCAGCAGGGAGCACCGCAGATCGACCGGGTCAGCGTGGTCATCACGCAGGAGGACAGTGTCCGTGTCGGAGGGCTGAAGTCGGCGCAGGGTGATGTTGCCCGGCAGATCGAGGCACCGGAGGAACAGCACCTCATCGACGACGGCATCGGTGTCCTCTCCGCCCCGACGAACGGGGTCAACAACCAGCTCGCCTTCCGGTTCCGGCATCCGCTGCTGTCGGATATCCGGGTACGCCAGGCGATCATCGCCGGAGTCAACCGGGACCGGGTTCTGAACTCGCTGTTCAGCGACTCCTACACCAAGGCCACGTCGGCCCTGGCCAGTACGGCCGCCGGCTACCGCGAGCAGAAGGACGCCTATGTCTTCGACCCTGACCGCGCCCGTGAGCTGCTTGACGAGGCCGGTTGGGTGCCGGGGCCGGACGGCATCCGGGTCAAGGACGGCGAGCGACTCAGCCTGACCGCCAATGACTCGGAGCAGCAGCCCCGCACCCGCGAGGTCATCACCATGGTTCAGGAGCAGTTGCGGGACATCGGGGTGGAGGTCTCCCTCTACCCCGGCGACGTCGCCGCCCAGAAAGCGGCGCAGGTCAACCAGGACCTTATCCAGCTCAATGTGACGATGGTGGGCCGGGCCGATTACGACGTGATCAAGAGCCAGTACTACTCGCAGAACCGGAACCAACTGCTCAACTACGACACGGAGGACGAGTCGGTCGGAGACCCTGAACTCGAGGAACTCCTGCTCAAGGTGTCCGGCTCGGCGGATGAGGATGCCCGCGCCGCGGCCAGTGGCGACGTGCAGGACTACCTCACAGAGCAGGCCTACGTCCTGCCGTTCTTCGAGGAGCCGCAGGTCTACGGAGTGCAGGACTACGTGCACGGTTTCGCCACCGATCCGATCGGCCGACCCTGGTTCTATCCGGTGACGCTCGACCAGAACGAAGAGGGGTGA
- a CDS encoding ABC transporter permease, with product MTPGAVLRRIGQSLVVLWATFTLAFILLTALPGDAVQTRYANPELGLSQQEIAQMREAYGADEPVLTRYWNSLTGMLRGDFGFSLENGTPVSTTLAEALPSTLTLALTGFVLAVVVAVLIAVLATSGPFGWIRSALRALPPLFISLPAFWLGIMLIQTFSFQLTWVPVIHASPVQELILPSIALALPLSAPIAQVLIRGIDDATRQPYVTVVRARGAGEQWILWRNVMRNALLPALTIAGVTFGELIGGAVITEAVFDRSGLGAATVDAVSYRDTPVLMAVVVLAAAAFILVNLIVDLLYPVLDARLRRTVTA from the coding sequence CTGACCCCCGGCGCCGTCCTGCGGCGCATCGGACAATCCCTGGTGGTGCTGTGGGCGACCTTCACACTCGCCTTCATCCTGCTCACCGCATTGCCCGGGGACGCCGTGCAGACCCGCTACGCCAACCCGGAACTGGGTCTGTCCCAGCAGGAGATCGCGCAGATGCGCGAAGCCTACGGTGCGGACGAGCCGGTGCTGACCCGCTACTGGAACTCATTGACCGGCATGCTGCGCGGGGATTTCGGGTTCTCGCTGGAGAACGGTACCCCGGTGTCCACCACCCTGGCCGAGGCGCTACCGAGCACGCTGACCCTGGCGCTCACCGGCTTCGTGCTCGCCGTGGTCGTCGCGGTGCTCATCGCCGTCCTGGCCACCTCCGGCCCCTTCGGCTGGATCCGGAGCGCGCTGCGCGCCCTGCCGCCGCTGTTCATCTCACTGCCGGCGTTCTGGCTGGGCATCATGCTCATCCAGACCTTCAGCTTCCAGCTGACCTGGGTCCCGGTGATCCACGCCAGCCCTGTCCAGGAGCTGATCCTGCCGTCGATCGCGCTGGCGCTACCCCTCTCAGCGCCGATCGCCCAGGTCCTGATCCGGGGGATCGACGATGCGACGCGACAGCCCTACGTCACCGTGGTGCGGGCCCGTGGCGCCGGGGAACAGTGGATCCTGTGGCGCAATGTGATGCGCAATGCCCTGCTCCCGGCTCTCACCATCGCCGGGGTCACGTTCGGCGAACTTATTGGCGGCGCGGTGATCACTGAAGCCGTGTTCGACCGCTCCGGTCTCGGCGCGGCCACGGTGGACGCGGTGTCCTACCGGGACACACCGGTCCTCATGGCCGTTGTTGTGCTCGCTGCCGCGGCGTTCATCCTCGTCAACCTCATCGTGGACCTGCTGTACCCGGTCCTCGACGCCCGACTGCGTAGGACGGTGACGGCATGA
- a CDS encoding ABC transporter permease, translating to MMTATLRSLRPGVWLSGAVVLIAVAWALVPGLFASGDPLSSGETAPLLAPSAEHWFGTDAVGRDLYTRVVWGARQSLAGALLAVLVGMVAGSLLGLLAGARRGWLDALVMRIVDVLLSIPSLLLSLSVIILLGYGTFNAAIAVGVTNVAVFARLARSQVLSVAGSDFVEAAYGSGGTGMQVLWRHILPNSLTPVIALAALQFGSAILQLSTLGFLGYGAPPPTPEWGLIISEGRDFIATSWWLTVLPGLAIVLVVLATNHLSQALRKES from the coding sequence ATGATGACTGCGACCTTACGATCTCTGCGTCCTGGCGTGTGGCTCTCCGGTGCCGTCGTGCTCATCGCCGTCGCCTGGGCACTGGTGCCCGGTCTGTTCGCGTCCGGCGACCCGCTCTCGTCCGGGGAGACCGCGCCGCTGCTTGCCCCCTCCGCCGAGCACTGGTTCGGCACGGACGCTGTGGGCCGTGACCTCTACACCCGCGTGGTGTGGGGTGCACGTCAGTCGCTGGCCGGTGCGCTGCTGGCCGTCCTCGTGGGCATGGTCGCGGGGTCGTTGTTGGGACTGCTCGCGGGTGCGCGCCGCGGCTGGCTCGACGCACTGGTCATGCGCATCGTGGACGTCCTGCTGTCCATCCCGTCGCTGCTGCTCAGCCTCTCCGTGATCATCCTGCTCGGCTACGGTACCTTCAACGCCGCCATCGCCGTGGGCGTCACCAACGTCGCCGTGTTCGCGCGGTTGGCCCGCTCACAGGTGCTCAGCGTCGCCGGCAGTGACTTCGTCGAGGCAGCCTACGGGTCGGGCGGCACCGGTATGCAGGTCCTGTGGCGGCACATTCTGCCGAACTCGCTGACCCCGGTGATCGCGCTGGCGGCCCTGCAGTTCGGCAGCGCGATCCTCCAACTGTCCACCCTCGGCTTCCTGGGTTACGGGGCGCCGCCACCGACACCGGAGTGGGGGCTGATCATTTCCGAAGGACGTGACTTCATCGCCACGTCCTGGTGGCTGACGGTCCTGCCCGGCCTGGCGATCGTCCTGGTCGTCCTGGCCACCAACCATCTCAGCCAGGCGCTGCGGAAGGAGTCCTGA